The Saimiri boliviensis isolate mSaiBol1 chromosome 12, mSaiBol1.pri, whole genome shotgun sequence nucleotide sequence AGCCTTCACCCCTGAGGAAGCAAAGGACCTGTATCAAATGAACCGCAATTTTGAAAGAAGCTTTGTTACTTCAAATCGCCTGGTCCTTGTCAGGTTTTGTGAAACAATAGTAATGAGTGAACAccaatgtttattgagcacctattgtaCCATTAGGCTCTGTGCCGGGAACTTGAcaggcattatctcatttaatccatatGACAGCTTTATCGGTgaccacattttacaaataagcaaaCTGGGTCTCAGGAGTTGAGACCttgtccagagtcacacagctaggatTGGCACACAGGGGATCCCAAAGCCTGCGGGTGTAGCCATTACACTACAATGCCTCTTCTGGGAGATGCCTCTCGCAGGAACCTTGCTGGCGTCCACGCGCAGTCCAGTCTGCTGTAACTGCAGGCCAGCCCCCCTGTGCCCTGCAGCTCTGGGCAGCTGAAGCCACAGGCCACCATGCCGCTTTGGTTTGAAGTGTGCAGGGGTTGGTTGGGGAAGCTCCCCAGTTATGGGCTTAGCTCTTAACATGCATTATTTTTCAATAGTCTAGTCGTTGGCCTTGGCAGAAGAGTAAACAAGTGATTGCAAGGCCATGTGGTGAGAGGGGTAGCTTGAGACCTGAGCCATGTTCCAGGCTGAGGGGACCCTCTGCCTTTCACCTCTGTCCTTCAGACAGCACCAGCATCCCATGCCTGAGCCTGCTGTCCCACTCAGGAGGGTGTTTAGAAAGGTGGTGAAgtcagctgagaccacaggtgtcaGCAGGTGCATCCCTGACCCTCCCATACCTGCAGCACAGCAGCCACAGCCCTACCCCTCACCTTGATCACAGGACGGTCATCTCTGGGTTCTGCTTTCTGCTGTGAAATCCAGAAGTTATGAAATTTCCACCTACTTGTGAAATCCTAACCCACTTGTGTTTGTTCATTCCCCCAATGGCCCATAATCACATCCCGCCTGTTAGGAAAGTGCAGGTCCTCAGAGGCTGAACAAGgccagttctggagtctggaatgcaatggagtcTGTGGAGCAAGCCCCTCCAGCCTCGGGGTTGGGGTCTTGATACTTGTCGGCTTGCTCAGGTGCCCTCCCTTCAGACCCCAGGACCCTTCGTAGCGACTGCCGTGACTGGTAGCACCAGCCTTGGGTTTCCCATCTGCCTCCGAGGTACCCACTGTATGTCCTCTGGCCAGTCACCAACCCCCGTGAGTTGTCAGGATTAAATGGCACAATGAATTGAACGTGTTTGGCACTGTGCCTGGTGTGCCGGCTTAGTTGATACTTGTTGATTGAAGGGAAATCTAGCTACGGAAAAGCactagaaagaaagggagagtcACTGGGCTGTGCCACATGAGCTCTCAGCCTATGCCAAGCCTACTCCAGCCCACACCACACCCCCGCATCTATGGCTTCGCAGTGACTGGGTCCTTTGTACATGCTGTCTATATATAATCTCTTTGTTTCACACAAGATCTGTGCGTCTTTCCATGTCATCTGCCAGATTCCCAGTTTCCCAGGCCAGCCTAGGCTGTTGTGTGCTCACAGGAACTCCCTTCTGCCTTCTCTCCTGCCAGTTTTGGCTCAACCTAGTCCCTCCACTTAGAAAGCCCTAGTATTTCCGTCATGATTCTACCTGCTCTGCAAAGCCCAGCCCAAAAAGAACACCCTCCTCTTACAGAACCCCATCTCAGCTGGAAGTTTTCCATCTTGACTCTCTGTGCTTCCAGTCACCTCTTACTGAGTCTTCCCCAGGGCCTCTGTGGGGCATGGAATCACATATGCAGCCTTCAGGCACATTCAGCATGCTGTGCTACAGTGGGATTCGCTGGCAGGCCAGCAGTGTGCCCGACTTGGGGCAGAGACCAGGCTAGCTTTGTGCTCAGGTGCTGAACAGAGTAGACATTCAGCAGATGTTTGAATGAATGGGTGAACCAATGGCTGAACAAATGACAGATGGACGAGCCTGACCCTGCCTCATCATGTGGTCTGTGGTGTGTTTACCCTCCTAGTGGCCTTTTAGCTCCTTAAAGATGGAAACGGGTTTGCACTAAGTAGGCCCTTAGCAAGTTTGTTTTATTGAATGGAGCCGACTTAAAATCGTTGGGACTTGGGAGAATTACTACGGATCTGTTTCCCCATTGGTAAAATAAAGTTTGGAGCTGATGATCTCAGAAACATAGGAAAACCAATCTCAGCCCCAAAGCTGAGAGGGAGATACTGCCAGGTCTGGTACTGTCCTTGTGCTCTCGCTCCCAGGCCACCGTGTTTCCTCCCGAAGCTGGTGGCTGCAGCCACTTTGCCTTtgctcttctttgcctttcttgaaGGATGAGGGGGGATCTCTCGGAGTTCTGTCAGATTCACCCCCCACCTGCCTGTCCAATGAGTATCTAAGCCACCCATCATGGAAGCTTTCAGTCAGGGTGCTTTGGAGGGGGTGGCTTGGGGCAGCAGCTCTGTGCTTCGTGACCTCAGGTCTCCACAGTCTGCTAACCAGGTGCCTGCTTTGCCCACAGGCCAAGTACCTGGCGCAGATCATCGTGATGGGTGTGCAGGTGGTGGGCAGGGCCTTTGCACGGGCCTTGCGGCAGGAGTTTGCAGGTGAGCATGGGCCTGTCTCCCCTCTGGGTTGGGAGCTCCTATCGAGGTCAGATTTTCTCTGTAGCCATGGGTACCTTAGGCCTGATGGTTCTGCAGCGTGGGTGGCCTGGGGCACTTCCCATAGTAGAGGCATCTTTCATTGGGACCTGGTTTGCAAGAGCATCCAGGGCAGGAGCTGGCAGACTGTCCCATCTGGACACctggttttataaaaataaatggttttgtacaaataaacttttttttttttttttgagatgaagtctcactctgtcacccaggctggagtgtagtggggcaatcttggctcactggaagtcccgcctgccaggttcaagtgattcttctccctcagtctcccaagtagctgggattataggcacccaccaccatacctggctaacttttgtatttttagtagagagggggtttcaccatgttggccaggctgctctggaattcctgacctcaggtgatccatcctcctcagcctcccaaagtgttgggattacaggtgtgagccatggtgcccagccctggttttataaataaatttgattgGAGCGCAGACACACTCACGGGCTACTTTCAAGGCAGAGTTGAATGGGCCCAATGTAGGCTCATGAGCCCGAGAAGCCTAAAACATCTACTTTCCGAGCCTTTAGGGAAAGTTTACCAGCTCCTGATTCTAGGTTCTGGGGTCACTGAAAGGGAAGAGGTCACCCAAGGCACCGGCTTTGGTGTTCTAGGTGACCGGTGGGCAGCCGGGCCCCTGCAGAGCCTTCTCATGCCCGCAGCTCCACTGTCCAGTCCCCATCAGAGCCTAAAGCTCCACAATTTGCTGTGccctgggatgtggaggtgggTTGTCATCTCATGGTCTAGGTTTGGGACCAGGAGCTAGGTTTGGTGGTCAGACCCTGCCCTTTTCCTCCAGTGAGGCACATCTGTCCTCACTGTCCCAGCCACTACCCCCTAAAAAAACCACTCCTGGAGAAGAGATTCCTTGCTACCTCTGTCCCTGTGTCTCTCATCCTGTGCCGGTGGCAGGGGTGAGCCACCCACTTGGAAGGCCCAGGGCGAAGTCTGGGCTGCTGAGGACTGAGCGATCACCCACATGTCCACACAGCCAGCCGGGCCGCAGCTGATGCCCGAGGACGCGCTGGACACCGGTCTGCAGCCGCTTCCaacctctctggcctcagcctccaggaggcACAGCAAATTCTCAACGTGTCCAAGCTGAGCCCCGAGGAGGTCCAGAAGGTAAGGCCACTGGGCTGCCCCAAAGCCTGAGGGAGAGAGGCTGCCAGGGCAGGAAGAGTGAAGGGAGGCCTGGCAGAGAGGTCCAGTTTGGATGCTGTGGTCATAGCCAGCTTGGACTCCAGCTTGCTATCACTCGTTTTAGGCCCAAGGCAGGACAGTTTTAGCAGCCATGTCACCCTCCAGGGTACCTGTCCACATCTGCCTCTCAGTAGCCACAACAGCTGCATGTGGCACACAGGGTGGAGAGGAGTCCTGTGGCTTCCCTCATGTGACCTCACATAGCCTGCCCAGCATCTCTGACCTGCAATCTGCAGCCCTCCCATCTCTCCTCCGCAGAACTATGAACACTTATTTAAGGTGAATGACAAATCCGTGGGTGGCTCCTTTTACCTGCAGTCAAAGGTGAGTGGTCTTTGATTCTGGAAGGAGGGAAGTCACAGGGACTCGATTCCTGGCTGGGGAAAGGTGGCCAGCTAAGGGCTCAGCACACAGAAAACTGCCGGGCCTTCCCATGGTGCCCCAGCCTCACGGAGTCCCCTGAACTGCCACCCCTCTGACTGCTTCAGCTCTATAGGGTCCAGCCACTCAGGCTGTGTCACTCCAGACAGCCACCCTCCCTCCAGCAGCTGGGACTTGGAAGGAGCAGGAGCGCCAGCGGGTGGGGTGCTAGAACCAGCTCTCAGCTCACAGAGGTCACAGCATGCACTGGGCCCTGCAGCctggctctgtctccccaggCCACCCCTGACCCTGGGGCAGCGCTGAAGGAAGCACTGGTATCCACCCACTGCTCTCCAAAAAACTGGACCTGGGCCAGATGGGAAGAGGCTATCCCATGTGGGCAAGGGGCATAGGGCAgaggcttagcctcccagcctgaTTATCTGTGACCTACCAGGTGGTCCGCGCAAAGGAGCGCCTGGATGAGGAACTCAGAATCCAGGCCCAGGAGGACAGAGAAAAAGGACGGACACCCCACACGTGACTGCTTGGCTCTCCCCACCCATCCCGCAGCCTCTAATTTAGAGCTTGGTAATAAATGTCTTTTCTGCATTTCTCATGTGCATGGGTCGATTCCAGAAGGCAGGTTGCTCCTCTGCCAGTCACAGGGCTGTGTGTGCTTGGGTTGGGGAGGCAGCAGCCTGATAGCCCAGAGGGGCCTGGCTGGGCAAGCTTGGcaggcagccagccagccagcggGCCCCAGCCAAGTCCAGTCACGTACAGGATGCAGCCGCTCCTGCCTCCACAGCACCCGCGCCAGCACCAGGCTCCCTCCTGTGGCACCCTGCCAGACCCCAGCTCCCAGTCACCATCAGGTGCCCCTGCCCTTCCCACAGCGTGGCAGTCCCCTGGCCCCAGAGCTCTGTTGGCAGCCACCCTGTCCCTGGGGCGAGTTTGAACCTAGCACCTCAGTCATCTGGGCATAATACCCCGGGATGCGGCTGGGGGAGGAGGTGCCTCTACCCACCCACTGCTTACCGAGCCACACTGGGCAGTAGTGGGCCGAGGACCTGAACCTTGGGATGGTCAGTCTggaatctcctgtctcagctcctgtCACCTGTGTGCCCTCAGCACCTACCTCCTCCCCAGCCTTCCAGGTCCTGCTCTCAGTTGCAGATTGAGAGAAAAGGGCACCTGCAGGGTTGGGGAAGATCAGGCTGGCAGGGGCTCTGGGGCAGTGCACATCCACGACGCACAAGCCATCTTTGCAACtcacttttattgtttctttataaACTTCCTCTCCCATGGAGGAATATATTGTTATAGTCATTagcttatctctttttttttttttaaaactctatgcTAACAGCAATGGAGCCAAGAGGAGGAAAAACATAGCTACGATAGAAAGGCACTTAGAACCTGTTAAAATACTGATATCCTGGAATGTGCAACAACAAACCAACGACAACCACAAAAAGTACACCGGCCCTTCCGAGCCTGGTCTGTCACCGAATCGCATGCTGAGCTCGTCGGCCTTCCAGTGCCCTGTCCTCCGCTCCGCTTGAGTCAGAAACCCATGACCCCACCAGGGACTTAAGGCCTGGGGCCCTCACAAGGGTGGGGGGTGCTTGGGGCCTGCATGGGGCCCGAAGAAAGGAGACCAGCTCCCTCCTACCTTGCTCATAGCCCCTTCGAGGGGCAGAGCCAGTACGGCGGGGCCCTGTCAGGGCTGGAGTCCGAAGCCCAGCGGCAGGGCAGGCCAGGTCAGGGTGACCCCTCTGGGACAGAAGGGCAGTCTGGGAGAGGGTGAGGTCAGCTAAGCTGCCAGAGGATCTGCAGGGCCACTGAGGACACCAGTGCTATCCAGGCAGCTGCCTCGTTCTACAGATGGGGAGGTGGAAAGGCCGGGCCATTCCAAGGCCTGGTGACGGGCAGGCCTAGAAGCCAGAACTCCCAGCCACCCGGCAGGAGAGGGAGCAGAGGGAATACCCCAGATGGGGGGTGCGTGGGTGCATCCATCCCCCAGGGTGTCCTGGGGTGGGATTACGGGGCACAAGGCCTTCCAGCACCCTTAAATGGTTCTGGCCCATGCCAGGGTCCTTCTGAGTGGCACAGAACCTGAGAGAGCCCGATGGGTATTAGGGGTGGGGAAGCCCCTCTGAGAAAACAGCTCAGAAGGAAAGAGCCTGAGGAAGCAAGTGTCACAGGTGGTCCTCTAGCCACCACTTCCCTCAGGCCTTCAGTCCACAGCCTCCAGAAAGTTCCAACACAGCACTGGCCAGGAGCCCCCTccactgcatgttgtcacttgGAGCCCCAGACCAGAGGCTGTGTCCCAGCCAGCCTCCCCCTCCTGGTGCAGGACCAAGGCCCACAGGCCTCTGCAAGGGGGCACTGCCCAGGCCAGGCCCACCAGGGGTGGAAGCAGGAAGACCAGGCGATGGGTCTGGCCCCACATGCTCCTTGAGCGAGGGCCCAGGCCACTCTGTCCtgataccacacctggcctggtacCTCCCCTTGCCAGCTCAGGGGCCCTCAGACTGGCTTCTCACCATCCCAGGGTGACCCAAGGTAGAGGAAGGAGGCCCCCGGGTGCAGGGATGGAGTGGCCAGCTATCCCCTCAGTCTGGAGGTGGCGTCCGTTGAGCAGTGCTGTCAGCCTGGCCTGTGGTGAGAAGGGCGGCTGTGGAGCAGGGAGCAGGGCCTCCCTTCTAACTAGCGGGAGGCGCCTTGTCCTGGGGGGCATGCTTCTGCCTGGGGCTTTGAAAGGGCCCGCATCTGTCTTGCTTTCCCTCTGGAGGAAGGGTCAGAGAGAAAGGGGTCCAAGGAGCCCCCAAGACAGGGGCTGGGTAAGCCTAGGAGGGATGGGTGGGCTTCTGGTCCCTGGGGGCTCCTGATCCCTGGGAGATCCTCTCAGGAAGGGGGAGCCTAGTGCCAACAGGGAGGGCAGATGCCGCCCCACCCACCCTCTGCTGGAGAAGGGGTAGTCATTGGGTAAGAAAGGTGCCAGGGTGGGAGAGATAAACGGGAAGACAAGGGCAGGGACAAGCCTCGCAGAAGCTGAGAGCTGGGTAGGGGGAGCCAGAGGGGAGCGAGGCATCAGCACCCAGGAGCACAGCTCCCCCCGAATGGCAGGCCAGCCCCACCTGGGGACCAGGAGACCAGCCACGAATGACCTAGCACCATCCTTAACTCCCTGGTGGGCTAGGCTGGGGCTGCCCAGGCAGTAGGACATTATTGCTATTTCACAGAAGAGTTTCTGTTCGTCAGGGGGCAGTGCCAGGAGCTGCCGGCAGGGCCGTCATAGTTGTCCACAGGGTGGGCTCAGTTCACCACAGCCGGTTTGAGCAGCACGGAGCCCGGCGGGATGACCACCCAGCCAGGAGCCAGTGCCTCTGGGCTGCTGGCGGCGGAGTTGACGCCAGTGGACAGGTCTAGCACGGTGCCCGGCAGCAGGGGGAGTCCGTCGGGGCTTGGCCGGGAGCAGCTGCTCTCCGTCCTTTCAAGGGGCGTCTTGCGGCCCTCCATGCCCAGGGCCCTGGCAGGCACTGACCCACGCCCCTTCTCCACCTCGCCCTTGCCACCAGCAGAGCCAGCAAGGAGGGAGACCACAGGCAAGCCCAGTCCGCCAGCCCCGAAGGGCGAGGGCAATAGCGGGTTCTTGGCCAGATTGAGAGGCAGCACGGGGCCTGGCAGCCCAGAACCCATGCCCCCTCCACCTCCACTGCCCCCACCACTGCCACAAGCCAGGGCACTGAGGTCGAGGGGGCCGGGagccaggggcaggggcaggccaGGCAGGCCAGGGCTTCCAAAGAGGGCGGCTGGGTTAGGGATGATGATCTGGGCCCCACTGACATAGGGGCTGCCGTCGGGGGTGGGCAGTGGTGGCTTAGGGGGTGGGCGCAGCTGCAGGAGCTCTTGCTGCTCGTGGGACACAAAGTGGCCGTGGGCCTTGATGTGCTTGCGCAGTGAGCTGGGGTCCGTGTAGCGCTTGTGGCAGCCGGGCATCTTGCAGTAGTAGGGTTTGTCCACATAGTGGGTGCGAGTGTGCTTAAAGCGGTCACTGGAGTTGGAGTAGCGCTTGTTGCAGCCCTCATAGGGGCAGACGTAGGGCTTCTCACCTGCAGGGTAGTGTGGGGCCGCTGTGAGGGGAGTCTCCCTTGAATCCCCATGCACTCAACATCCCCCGGGCCAAACACTCCTGGGAGCACAGATGCCCCAATTCTGGGGACAGGGGACATCCCCAGCACATGGCATGAGATCTGCCCCTGGCAGGGCACAGAGGCTGAGAACCCAGCCTGGCTGACTCTAGCTCTGCCTGGCCTCACCCTGCACCCTCTGCTACAGAAGGTGTGCCTTTCAGAACATGGCCAGCAGAACATGGCCTcggaggccaggcccagtggctcacgcctgtaatcccagcactttgggaggccagggcaggcagatcacttgaggctaggagtttgagaccacctaggccaacatggtaaaaccctgtctctactaaaaacacaaaaattagctgggcatggtggcagatgcctgtaatcccagctacctggaaggctaaggcatgagaatcacttgagcccggaggcagaggttgcagtgagccaagatcatgccactgcactccagcctgtgagtctgtctcaagaaaagaaagaaaaaaaaaccatggccTTGG carries:
- the PAM16 gene encoding mitochondrial import inner membrane translocase subunit TIM16 isoform X3; protein product: MAKYLAQIIVMGVQVVGRAFARALRQEFAASRAAADARGRAGHRSAAASNLSGLSLQEAQQILNVSKLSPEEVQKNYEHLFKVNDKSVGGSFYLQSKVVRAKERLDEELRIQAQEDREKGRTPHT
- the PAM16 gene encoding mitochondrial import inner membrane translocase subunit TIM16 isoform X4, with the protein product MAKYLAQIIVMGVQVVGRAFARALRQEFAASRAAADARGRAGHRSAAASNLSGLSLQEAQQILNVSKLSPEEVQKGTCPHLPLSSHNSCMWHTGWRGVLWLPSCDLT
- the PAM16 gene encoding mitochondrial import inner membrane translocase subunit TIM16 isoform X5, translating into MAKYLAQIIVMGVQVVGRAFARALRQEFAASRAAADARGRAGHRSAAASNLSGLSLQEAQQILNVSKLSPEEVQKVVRAKERLDEELRIQAQEDREKGRTPHT
- the PAM16 gene encoding mitochondrial import inner membrane translocase subunit TIM16 isoform X1; translated protein: MAKYLAQIIVMGVQVVGRAFARALRQEFAASRAAADARGRAGHRSAAASNLSGLSLQEAQQILNVSKLSPEEVQKNYEHLFKVNDKSVGGSFYLQSKLYRVQPLRLCHSRQPPSLQQLGLGRSRSASGWGARTSSQLTEVTACTGPCSLALSPQATPDPGAALKEALVSTHCSPKNWTWARWEEAIPCGQGA
- the PAM16 gene encoding mitochondrial import inner membrane translocase subunit TIM16 isoform X2 → MGVQVVGRAFARALRQEFAASRAAADARGRAGHRSAAASNLSGLSLQEAQQILNVSKLSPEEVQKNYEHLFKVNDKSVGGSFYLQSKLYRVQPLRLCHSRQPPSLQQLGLGRSRSASGWGARTSSQLTEVTACTGPCSLALSPQATPDPGAALKEALVSTHCSPKNWTWARWEEAIPCGQGA
- the GLIS2 gene encoding zinc finger protein GLIS2, with product MHSLDEPLDLKLSITKLRAAREKRERTLGVVRPRALHRELGLVDDSPTPGSPGSPPSGFLLNPKFPEKVEGRFSAAPLVDLSLSPPSGLDSPNGSSSLSPERQGNGDLPPVPSASDFQPLRYLDGVPSSFQFFLPLGSGGTLHLPASSFLTPPKDKCLSPDLPLPKQLVCRWAKCNQLFELLQDLVDHVNDYHVKPEKDAGYCCHWEGCARHGRGFNARYKMLIHIRTHTNEKPHRCPTCSKSFSRLENLKIHNRSHTGEKPYVCPYEGCNKRYSNSSDRFKHTRTHYVDKPYYCKMPGCHKRYTDPSSLRKHIKAHGHFVSHEQQELLQLRPPPKPPLPTPDGSPYVSGAQIIIPNPAALFGSPGLPGLPLPLAPGPLDLSALACGSGGGSGGGGGMGSGLPGPVLPLNLAKNPLLPSPFGAGGLGLPVVSLLAGSAGGKGEVEKGRGSVPARALGMEGRKTPLERTESSCSRPSPDGLPLLPGTVLDLSTGVNSAASSPEALAPGWVVIPPGSVLLKPAVVN